In a single window of the Pseudoxanthomonas sp. F37 genome:
- a CDS encoding acyl-CoA desaturase, whose translation MPASDSSPSTPVHHAVSILRRWFDTQAHGDDSGPPDRIDWLRVVPFIGLHLACVAVLWVGVSPIAVAVAVALYAVRMFAITGFYHRYFSHRTFRTSRVLQFVFALIGASSVQRGPLWWAAHHRNHHRHADTAADPHSPNQRGFWWSHAGWFLTREGFRTDWARIPDLARYPELRWLDRYDTVVPALLAAALYGLGALLKRTSPQLGTDGPQMLVWGFFISTVVLFHATVTINSLAHRFGRRRFDTRDDSRNNLWLALLTFGEGWHNNHHFFPGTARQGFRWWEIDLTWYGLRALALLGLVRDLKPVPAWVLAKARR comes from the coding sequence ATGCCGGCCAGCGATTCCTCCCCCTCCACGCCGGTCCACCATGCCGTGTCCATCCTGCGCCGGTGGTTCGACACCCAGGCCCACGGCGACGACAGCGGACCGCCGGACCGCATCGACTGGCTGCGCGTGGTGCCTTTCATCGGCCTGCACCTGGCATGCGTCGCCGTGCTCTGGGTGGGGGTGTCGCCCATCGCGGTGGCCGTGGCGGTGGCGCTGTACGCGGTGCGGATGTTCGCCATCACCGGCTTCTACCACCGCTACTTCTCGCACCGCACGTTCCGCACCTCGCGCGTGCTGCAGTTCGTGTTCGCGCTGATCGGCGCCTCCAGCGTGCAGCGCGGACCGCTGTGGTGGGCCGCGCACCATCGCAACCACCACCGCCACGCGGACACCGCCGCCGATCCGCATTCGCCTAACCAGCGCGGATTCTGGTGGAGCCATGCGGGCTGGTTCCTGACCCGGGAAGGCTTCCGCACGGACTGGGCGCGCATCCCCGACCTGGCGCGCTACCCGGAGCTGCGCTGGCTGGACCGCTACGACACGGTGGTGCCGGCGCTGCTGGCCGCCGCCCTGTACGGCCTTGGCGCGCTGCTGAAACGCACGTCCCCGCAGTTGGGGACCGACGGTCCGCAGATGCTGGTGTGGGGCTTCTTCATCTCCACCGTGGTGCTGTTCCATGCCACGGTCACCATCAATTCGCTGGCGCACCGTTTCGGCCGCCGCCGCTTCGACACGCGCGACGACAGCCGCAACAATCTCTGGCTGGCCCTGCTGACCTTCGGCGAGGGCTGGCACAACAACCATCACTTCTTCCCGGGCACCGCGCGCCAGGGCTTCCGCTGGTGGGAAATCGACCTGACCTGGTACGGCCTGCGCGCGCTGGCGCTGCTCGGGCTGGTGCGCGACCTCAAGCCCGTGCCCGCGTGGGTGCTGGCCAAGGCGAGGCGCTGA
- a CDS encoding FAD-dependent oxidoreductase: protein MRIAVIGSGIAGLASAWWLSPRHEVVLFEANDYLGGHTHTHTVEQAGRQYRIDSGFIVFNPDHYPLLCGLFDELGVASQPTTMSFSVHSERSGLEYNATSLDTLFCQRRNLVSPRFWGMLRDLARFYREAPALLAGDDTGPTLGDYLRAGGYGEAFRDEHLVPMASALWSSPPQGILAFPARYLVQFMANHHMLTLGTRPPWRVVTGGSATYVQALRRRWRVQERLSTPVLAVRRDADGVELDTLHGRERFDQVVMACHSDDALRLLHDADERERGVLGAIRYQSNDTVLHTDARLLPQRRKAWAAWNAHVPRDPSAPCTVSYCMNLLQGLDSPEPFVVTLNRSHAIDPARILRRMHYRHPVYDHAMVAAQRRRQEIQGHRRTWFAGAYWGWGFHEDGIRSAREVVDAIAALPVGAPAPGAIEAVGA, encoded by the coding sequence ATGCGCATCGCGGTCATCGGATCCGGCATCGCAGGCCTGGCCTCGGCGTGGTGGCTGTCGCCGCGGCACGAGGTGGTGCTGTTCGAAGCCAACGACTACCTGGGCGGACACACGCATACCCACACCGTCGAACAGGCCGGCCGCCAGTACCGCATCGACAGCGGCTTCATCGTGTTCAACCCGGACCACTACCCGCTGCTGTGCGGACTGTTCGACGAACTCGGCGTGGCATCGCAGCCGACCACGATGAGTTTCTCCGTGCACAGCGAGCGCAGCGGCCTGGAGTACAACGCGACCTCGCTGGACACGCTGTTCTGCCAGCGACGCAACCTGGTGTCGCCGCGCTTCTGGGGCATGCTGCGCGACCTGGCGCGCTTCTACCGGGAAGCGCCGGCGCTGCTGGCAGGCGACGATACCGGTCCGACGCTGGGCGACTATCTGCGGGCCGGCGGCTATGGCGAGGCCTTTCGCGACGAGCACCTGGTGCCGATGGCGTCCGCGCTGTGGTCGTCGCCGCCGCAGGGCATCCTGGCGTTCCCGGCGCGCTACCTGGTGCAGTTCATGGCCAACCACCACATGCTGACGCTGGGCACCCGCCCGCCGTGGCGGGTGGTGACCGGCGGCTCGGCGACGTACGTGCAGGCGCTGCGCCGTCGCTGGCGCGTGCAGGAGCGGTTGTCCACGCCCGTGCTGGCGGTACGGCGCGATGCCGATGGTGTCGAACTCGATACGCTGCACGGCCGCGAACGCTTCGACCAGGTGGTGATGGCCTGCCACAGCGACGATGCGCTGCGGCTGCTGCACGACGCCGACGAACGCGAGCGCGGCGTCCTCGGCGCGATCCGTTACCAGTCCAACGACACCGTGCTGCACACCGACGCGCGCCTGCTGCCGCAGCGCCGCAAGGCCTGGGCCGCATGGAACGCGCACGTGCCGCGCGACCCGTCGGCGCCGTGCACGGTCAGTTACTGCATGAACCTGCTGCAGGGCCTGGACTCGCCCGAGCCGTTCGTGGTCACGCTCAACCGCAGCCATGCCATCGACCCGGCCCGCATCCTCCGCCGCATGCACTACCGGCATCCGGTCTACGACCACGCCATGGTCGCCGCGCAGCGGCGCCGGCAGGAGATCCAGGGGCACCGGCGCACGTGGTTCGCGGGCGCCTACTGGGGCTGGGGCTTCCACGAGGACGGCATCCGCAGTGCGCGCGAGGTGGTCGATGCCATCGCCGCATTGCCCGTCGGCGCGCCCGCGCCGGGTGCCATCGAGGCGGTGGGCGCGTGA
- a CDS encoding DUF1365 domain-containing protein, producing MNAPLASAVYEGWVRHRRHSPRPHAFRYRMAQLYLDLDEIDTVFDRRWLWSVDRRNLAEFRRSDYLVPHDRPLAEAVRDRVERAVGHRPQGPVRLLTHLRYGGYVFNPVSFYYCFQPDGTTLDAVLAEITNTPWRERHSYVLPVRDGAPYGDGWEWGFDKVFHVSPFLPMDCAYRWRFTLPEDALRVHMQVDREGRRAFDATLTLLRRPLDGRSLARVLWRYPLMTAQVMTGIHWQALRLWLKRTPVHDHPSLARETP from the coding sequence GTGAACGCCCCCCTGGCAAGCGCCGTGTACGAGGGCTGGGTGCGGCACCGCCGGCATTCGCCGCGCCCGCATGCGTTCCGCTACCGCATGGCGCAGCTCTACCTGGACCTGGACGAAATCGATACCGTGTTCGACCGCCGCTGGCTGTGGTCGGTGGACCGCCGCAACCTGGCCGAATTCCGTCGCAGCGATTACCTGGTGCCGCACGACCGGCCGCTGGCCGAGGCCGTGCGCGACCGCGTGGAGCGCGCGGTGGGCCATCGTCCGCAAGGCCCGGTCCGCCTGCTGACGCACCTGCGCTACGGCGGCTACGTGTTCAACCCGGTCAGCTTCTACTACTGCTTCCAGCCGGACGGCACCACCCTGGACGCCGTGCTGGCCGAGATCACCAACACGCCCTGGCGCGAGCGGCACAGCTACGTGCTGCCGGTGCGCGACGGCGCGCCGTACGGCGACGGCTGGGAATGGGGCTTCGACAAGGTGTTCCATGTGTCGCCGTTCCTGCCGATGGACTGCGCCTACCGCTGGCGCTTCACCCTGCCCGAGGACGCGCTGCGCGTGCACATGCAGGTCGACCGCGAAGGACGGCGCGCCTTCGACGCCACCCTCACCCTGCTGCGCCGGCCGCTGGACGGCCGTTCACTGGCGCGCGTGCTGTGGCGCTACCCGCTGATGACGGCGCAGGTGATGACCGGCATCCACTGGCAGGCGCTGCGGCTGTGGCTGAAGCGCACGCCCGTCCACGACCATCCTTCCCTTGCCCGCGAGACCCCATGA
- a CDS encoding cyclopropane-fatty-acyl-phospholipid synthase family protein, producing MNEIADVTAVSSYGALDRLLRSQLLARLDALDHGMLVVRDALGEHRFGRTGRDALPAVHLWIDDPAFYRAVAAQGSVGAGEAYIAGQWRCDDLVGLVRLLVRNRELLDGMESGLARLGGWALRSWHALRRNTREGSRRNIAAHYDLGNDFFKLFLSPDLMYSSAMFASPDDDLETASYRKLDAVCRKLALSPDDRVIEIGTGWGGFALHAARHYGAHVTTTTISREQHALASQRVADAGLQDRVTLLLQDYRDLQGQYDKLVSIEMIEAIGAQYLDTFFGKLGSLLRPGGQALLQAITIEDHRYVQARDSVDYIKRFVFPGSFIPSLNAMYGAKTRASDLQVVHQEDFGLSYAYTLRAWRRRFLTRLADVRAQGFDERFIRLWEFYLAYCEGGFLERSIGVSHLLMARPGRPPGAA from the coding sequence ATGAACGAGATCGCCGACGTCACTGCCGTTTCCTCCTACGGGGCGCTCGATCGCCTGCTGCGCTCGCAGCTGCTGGCGCGCCTGGATGCGCTGGACCACGGCATGCTGGTGGTCCGCGACGCGCTGGGCGAACACCGCTTCGGCCGCACCGGCCGGGACGCGTTGCCCGCCGTGCACCTGTGGATCGACGATCCGGCGTTCTACCGCGCCGTCGCCGCACAGGGCAGCGTGGGCGCGGGCGAGGCCTACATCGCCGGCCAGTGGCGATGCGACGACCTGGTCGGCCTGGTGCGCCTGCTGGTGCGCAACCGCGAGCTGCTGGACGGCATGGAAAGCGGCCTGGCGCGGCTGGGGGGCTGGGCGCTGCGCAGCTGGCATGCGCTGCGACGCAACACGCGCGAAGGCAGCCGCCGCAACATCGCGGCGCACTACGACCTGGGCAACGACTTCTTCAAGCTGTTCCTGTCCCCGGACCTGATGTACTCCTCGGCGATGTTCGCTTCCCCGGACGACGACCTGGAAACGGCCTCGTATCGCAAGCTGGATGCCGTGTGCCGCAAGCTGGCGCTGTCGCCCGACGACCGGGTGATCGAGATCGGCACCGGCTGGGGAGGCTTCGCCCTGCACGCGGCGCGCCACTACGGCGCCCACGTCACCACCACCACGATTTCGCGCGAGCAGCATGCGCTGGCCAGCCAGCGGGTCGCGGACGCCGGGCTGCAGGACCGGGTGACCCTGCTGCTGCAGGACTACCGCGACCTGCAGGGGCAGTACGACAAGCTGGTGTCCATCGAGATGATCGAGGCGATCGGCGCGCAGTACCTGGACACGTTCTTCGGCAAGCTGGGCAGCCTGCTGCGGCCGGGCGGCCAGGCGTTGCTGCAGGCCATCACCATCGAGGACCATCGCTACGTGCAGGCGCGCGACTCGGTGGACTACATCAAGCGTTTCGTCTTCCCCGGCAGCTTCATCCCCTCGCTCAACGCCATGTACGGCGCAAAGACCCGCGCCAGCGACCTGCAGGTCGTGCACCAGGAGGACTTCGGCCTGTCCTACGCGTACACGCTGCGGGCCTGGCGGCGCCGTTTCTTGACACGACTGGCCGACGTACGCGCGCAGGGCTTCGACGAGCGCTTCATCCGTCTGTGGGAGTTCTACCTGGCCTATTGCGAAGGCGGCTTCCTGGAGCGGTCCATCGGCGTGTCCCACCTGCTGATGGCCCGCCCGGGCCGCCCGCCGGGGGCCGCATGA
- a CDS encoding DUF1295 domain-containing protein produces MSLSHSLGWVALVAAAVMTLGWLWQRRHKNAGIVDVLWSACVGGSAVLLAVLGDGAWQARATLAVLGGAWGARLALHLWHRVRSEPEDGRYRYLREHWRGHQGKFFLFFMAQALLVVLFALPFAAAARSPVDTAWPWIVLAVAIWAGSVVGEAIADRQLARFRADPAHRGKTCRDGLWRYSRHPNYFFEWLHWFAYVVLAIGSPWAWLSWCGPVVMYVFLRWISGIPYTEAQALRTRGEEYREYQRTTPMLFPWFPKPATKEATR; encoded by the coding sequence ATGAGCCTGTCGCACTCCCTCGGCTGGGTGGCCCTGGTGGCCGCCGCGGTGATGACCCTGGGCTGGCTGTGGCAGCGGCGCCACAAGAATGCGGGCATCGTCGACGTGCTGTGGTCGGCCTGCGTGGGTGGCAGCGCGGTGCTGCTGGCCGTGCTGGGCGACGGCGCCTGGCAGGCGCGCGCCACCCTGGCCGTGCTGGGCGGCGCGTGGGGCGCACGGCTGGCGCTGCACCTGTGGCACCGGGTGCGCAGCGAGCCGGAAGACGGCCGTTACCGCTACCTGCGCGAGCACTGGCGGGGCCACCAGGGCAAGTTTTTCCTGTTCTTCATGGCGCAGGCGCTGCTGGTGGTGCTGTTCGCCCTGCCGTTCGCCGCGGCCGCACGCAGCCCCGTGGACACGGCGTGGCCCTGGATCGTGCTGGCGGTGGCGATCTGGGCGGGCAGCGTAGTCGGCGAAGCGATCGCCGACCGCCAGCTGGCACGCTTCCGCGCCGATCCCGCCCACCGTGGAAAGACGTGCCGCGATGGGCTGTGGCGGTACTCGCGCCACCCCAACTACTTCTTCGAATGGCTGCACTGGTTCGCCTACGTCGTGCTGGCCATCGGTTCGCCCTGGGCGTGGCTGTCGTGGTGCGGGCCGGTGGTGATGTACGTGTTCCTGCGCTGGATCAGCGGCATTCCCTATACCGAGGCGCAGGCGCTGCGCACCCGCGGCGAGGAGTACCGCGAATACCAGCGCACCACGCCGATGCTGTTCCCCTGGTTTCCCAAACCCGCCACCAAGGAGGCGACACGATGA
- a CDS encoding cyclopropane-fatty-acyl-phospholipid synthase family protein, with translation MNAMVEELAADRAAPGLLGLAERGLLPDALIRAGIRRLCAQRLRDESAGGQQAQSALLAQRLRALRQGALAVHTDAANRQHYELPAEFFLRCLGHRLKYSSCYYPTGAETLDQAEDAMLALYGERAALADGQDILELGCGWGSLTLWMAQRYPNARITAVSNSHSQRTFIEARCAERGLRNVRIITCDVNQLQLEPQAFDRCVSVEMFEHVSNHAALMRRIHDALRPGGALFVHIFVHRHLMYPFETQGEDNWMGRHFFTGGMMPSADLLLFFQDHLHLQERWLLDGTHYQRTANHWLANHDARRDEVMAVLRAAYGDAAPLWNQRWRMFWMACAELFGYRDGQEWLVAHYRFQRPAREH, from the coding sequence ATGAACGCGATGGTGGAAGAACTGGCCGCCGACCGGGCCGCCCCCGGCCTGCTGGGCCTGGCCGAACGCGGCCTGTTGCCCGATGCGCTGATCCGCGCCGGCATCCGCCGGCTGTGCGCGCAGCGGCTGCGCGACGAGAGTGCGGGCGGGCAGCAGGCGCAGTCGGCGCTGCTGGCGCAGCGCCTGCGCGCATTGCGCCAGGGCGCGCTGGCCGTGCATACCGACGCCGCCAATCGGCAGCATTACGAACTGCCGGCGGAATTCTTCCTGCGCTGCCTGGGCCACCGGCTCAAGTACAGCAGCTGTTATTACCCCACCGGCGCGGAGACGCTGGACCAGGCCGAGGACGCGATGCTGGCACTGTACGGCGAGCGCGCCGCACTGGCCGACGGCCAGGACATCCTGGAGCTGGGCTGCGGCTGGGGCTCGCTGACGCTGTGGATGGCCCAGCGCTACCCGAATGCGCGCATCACCGCGGTCTCCAACTCGCACTCCCAGCGCACGTTCATCGAGGCGCGCTGCGCCGAGCGCGGCCTGCGCAACGTGCGCATCATCACCTGCGACGTGAACCAGCTGCAGCTCGAACCGCAGGCCTTCGACCGCTGCGTGTCGGTGGAGATGTTCGAACACGTCAGCAACCACGCCGCGCTGATGCGCCGCATCCATGACGCACTGCGTCCGGGCGGGGCACTGTTCGTGCACATCTTCGTCCACCGCCATCTGATGTACCCGTTCGAAACGCAGGGCGAGGACAACTGGATGGGCCGGCATTTCTTCACCGGCGGCATGATGCCGTCGGCCGACCTGCTGCTGTTCTTCCAGGACCACCTGCACCTGCAGGAACGCTGGCTGCTGGACGGCACGCACTACCAGCGCACCGCCAACCACTGGCTGGCCAACCACGATGCGCGCCGCGACGAGGTGATGGCCGTGCTGCGCGCCGCCTACGGCGATGCGGCGCCGTTGTGGAACCAGCGCTGGCGGATGTTCTGGATGGCCTGCGCCGAGCTGTTCGGCTATCGCGACGGGCAGGAATGGCTGGTGGCCCACTATCGCTTCCAGCGCCCGGCGCGGGAGCACTGA
- a CDS encoding lipocalin family protein: MRTLPFVLLALMVATSTAACRSGNVKPSIPTAAPVDVDRFMGDWYVIAHIPSFPEREAYAAVESYAKLPDGRIRTTFRFRKGALDGPEKTMHPVGTVTPGSGGAVWGMQFVWPIQAEYVIAYVDADYQQTIVGRSKRDYVWLMARTPRISEADYEARIRQIQALGYDVSKIRRVPHAP, from the coding sequence ATGCGTACCCTGCCCTTCGTGCTGCTCGCGCTGATGGTCGCCACCAGCACCGCCGCCTGCCGCTCCGGCAACGTCAAGCCGTCCATCCCCACGGCCGCACCGGTGGACGTGGACCGCTTCATGGGCGACTGGTACGTGATCGCGCACATCCCCTCGTTCCCCGAGCGCGAAGCCTACGCCGCCGTGGAGTCGTACGCCAAGCTGCCCGACGGCCGCATCCGGACCACGTTCCGCTTCCGCAAGGGGGCGCTGGACGGACCGGAGAAAACGATGCATCCGGTCGGCACGGTCACCCCGGGCTCGGGCGGCGCGGTGTGGGGCATGCAGTTCGTCTGGCCGATCCAGGCCGAGTACGTCATCGCGTACGTGGACGCCGACTACCAGCAGACGATCGTGGGACGCAGCAAGCGCGACTATGTGTGGCTGATGGCGCGCACGCCGCGGATATCCGAGGCCGACTACGAGGCACGGATCCGGCAGATCCAGGCATTGGGCTACGACGTGTCGAAGATCCGGCGCGTGCCGCACGCACCGTAA
- a CDS encoding EAL domain-containing protein gives MATPPFHTADALRQRIADAVCHEKIFPAYQPIVCLRTRAIHGLEVLARWHDPDFGAVPPKDFIPIALQASLLPLLTLNLVRRACAEASAWPGRFCLAFNVPPSLLQDAPAVRLLLEAMAESSFPLDRICIEMTEDELVEDEPAAERAFGYLKSHGIRVALDDFGTGFSSMVRLSRFGFDELKIDGSLIQRLTTDRESRKVVSAIIGLGHSLDVPVVAEWVETEAQADVLRELGCDYAQGWLTGRPMPGEAVAQLLATAPVHAASPASQPLSPYLRQHQLSSLYNSAPVGLAFLDLDMRYAAANAQFARMVGRPLCEIVGAHVEQVYTPDIAAWVVRASRRILDSGDIPSIEFRFPGRDETFLVVGARVTDETAQPIGVSVVTIDITERKRAEDEMRAREATYRAVVELGPNVLWVSDAAGTLTYISPTPQEPEGCSMEARMAAWYARMEENDRVRVRAEWLAAVHTRDTFETRFRLRWFDDRWRWVSSRATPRTAPDGTRSWFGVFTDISRQVELEEQLARRDKAAPAPD, from the coding sequence ATGGCGACGCCACCGTTCCACACTGCCGACGCGCTGCGCCAGCGTATCGCCGACGCGGTGTGCCACGAAAAGATCTTCCCCGCCTACCAGCCCATCGTGTGCCTGCGGACCCGGGCCATCCACGGGTTGGAAGTGCTGGCGCGCTGGCACGATCCCGACTTCGGCGCCGTGCCGCCGAAGGATTTCATTCCCATCGCGCTGCAGGCTTCGCTGCTGCCGCTGCTGACGCTGAATCTGGTGCGCCGCGCCTGCGCAGAGGCCAGCGCGTGGCCAGGCCGCTTCTGCCTGGCGTTCAACGTGCCGCCGTCGCTGCTGCAGGACGCACCGGCGGTGCGCCTGCTGCTGGAGGCGATGGCCGAATCGTCGTTCCCGCTGGACCGCATCTGCATCGAGATGACCGAGGACGAGCTGGTCGAGGACGAACCCGCGGCCGAGCGGGCCTTCGGCTATCTGAAATCGCACGGCATCCGCGTGGCCCTGGACGACTTCGGCACCGGATTTTCCAGCATGGTGCGGCTGAGCCGCTTCGGCTTCGACGAACTGAAGATCGATGGCAGCCTGATCCAGCGCCTGACCACCGACCGCGAGAGCCGCAAGGTGGTCTCGGCCATCATCGGCCTGGGCCACAGCCTGGACGTGCCGGTGGTGGCCGAGTGGGTGGAGACCGAAGCGCAGGCGGACGTGCTGCGCGAGCTGGGCTGCGATTACGCGCAGGGCTGGCTGACCGGCCGGCCCATGCCGGGCGAGGCGGTGGCGCAGCTGCTGGCCACGGCGCCCGTGCACGCCGCCTCGCCCGCATCGCAGCCGCTGTCGCCCTACCTGCGCCAGCACCAACTGTCCTCGCTCTACAACAGTGCACCGGTGGGCTTGGCCTTCCTCGATCTGGACATGCGCTACGCGGCGGCGAACGCGCAGTTCGCGCGCATGGTGGGCCGGCCCTTGTGCGAGATCGTCGGCGCGCACGTCGAGCAGGTCTACACGCCCGACATCGCAGCGTGGGTCGTGCGCGCCTCGCGCCGTATCCTGGACAGCGGCGACATCCCCAGCATCGAGTTCCGCTTCCCGGGACGGGACGAGACGTTCCTGGTGGTCGGTGCGCGCGTCACCGACGAGACCGCGCAGCCCATCGGCGTCTCGGTGGTGACCATCGACATCACCGAACGCAAGCGCGCAGAGGACGAGATGCGCGCCCGCGAAGCGACCTATCGCGCCGTGGTGGAACTGGGCCCCAACGTGCTGTGGGTCAGCGATGCCGCCGGCACCCTCACCTACATCAGCCCGACCCCGCAGGAGCCGGAAGGCTGCTCGATGGAAGCGCGCATGGCGGCCTGGTACGCGCGCATGGAAGAGAACGACCGCGTGCGCGTGCGCGCCGAATGGCTGGCCGCGGTGCACACCCGCGACACCTTCGAGACCCGCTTCCGCCTGCGCTGGTTCGACGACCGCTGGCGCTGGGTCTCCAGCCGCGCCACGCCGCGGACAGCACCTGACGGTACCCGCAGCTGGTTCGGCGTGTTCACCGACATTTCGCGGCAGGTGGAACTGGAAGAGCAACTGGCACGGCGGGACAAGGCTGCTCCCGCACCGGATTGA
- a CDS encoding alkaline phosphatase D family protein, with protein MSTRFDRRTFLQAAGRLAMFAGLGQAARVWASAPFPAYPFLLGVASGDPAPDGFVIWTRLAPRPLDEHAGMPMLTVPVRWEVAEDEAFATVVRRGEALARPELGHSIHVEVQGLRPRRPYWYRFHVAGQPPSPVGTVRTAPAAGDGPQRVRIGVAGCQHHEAGLFTAYRHLSQEQDLDAVFHYGDYIYEGAGKEGALSLVDNSGRRVDRRHAGGEIYTLDDYRRRYAQYKHDPDLQAAHAATAFLSTWDDHEFDNNWAAALDQDGTPPEVFALRKFAAMQAWYENMPVRRALFPSPQAGITLYRRLDYGRTLRVHLLDTRQYRSKQRCERGMTRPCRTDALAGAEHMLGSAQEQWLGAGLDSDTRWHLLAQQVMVMPYAYPDSRKSGPTNTDSWSGYPAARARLVDTLRERRLGNVVVATGDVHKHHAGVIPSVEGDPLSTPVATEFVTTSIASGGDGSDIPPGWEHVPSQNPHTHLLNDRRGYQVFDIGPRLWRTEVVGVDKVSAPGGTKTVIARLAVEHGKPGIQRA; from the coding sequence ATGTCTACCCGATTCGATCGCCGCACCTTCCTGCAGGCCGCCGGCCGCCTGGCCATGTTCGCGGGCCTGGGCCAGGCCGCGCGCGTGTGGGCTTCCGCGCCCTTTCCCGCGTACCCGTTCCTGCTGGGCGTCGCATCAGGCGATCCGGCGCCGGATGGCTTCGTGATCTGGACGCGCCTGGCGCCGCGGCCGCTGGACGAACACGCCGGCATGCCCATGCTCACGGTTCCCGTGCGCTGGGAAGTCGCCGAGGACGAGGCCTTTGCCACGGTCGTGCGCCGGGGAGAAGCCCTGGCACGCCCCGAGCTTGGCCACAGCATCCATGTGGAAGTGCAGGGGCTGCGGCCACGGCGTCCCTACTGGTACCGCTTCCACGTGGCAGGACAGCCGCCCAGTCCCGTGGGAACGGTGCGTACCGCACCCGCGGCAGGGGATGGGCCGCAGCGCGTCCGCATCGGCGTGGCCGGTTGCCAGCACCACGAAGCCGGGCTGTTCACCGCCTACCGCCACCTGAGCCAGGAACAGGACCTGGATGCGGTGTTCCACTACGGCGACTACATCTACGAGGGGGCGGGCAAGGAGGGCGCGCTGTCCCTTGTCGACAACAGTGGCAGGCGCGTGGACCGCAGGCATGCGGGCGGCGAGATCTACACGCTGGACGACTACCGCCGGCGTTACGCGCAGTACAAGCACGATCCCGACCTGCAGGCCGCCCACGCCGCCACCGCCTTCCTGTCCACCTGGGACGACCACGAGTTCGACAACAACTGGGCCGCTGCGCTCGACCAGGACGGCACGCCTCCCGAAGTCTTCGCACTGCGGAAATTCGCCGCCATGCAGGCCTGGTACGAGAACATGCCGGTGCGGCGCGCGCTGTTTCCCTCACCGCAGGCCGGCATCACGCTGTATCGGCGGCTGGACTATGGCCGGACGCTGAGGGTGCATCTGCTCGACACCCGGCAGTACCGCAGCAAGCAGCGGTGCGAGCGGGGAATGACCCGGCCCTGCCGCACCGATGCCTTGGCCGGAGCGGAGCACATGCTGGGCAGTGCGCAGGAACAGTGGCTGGGCGCCGGCCTGGACAGCGACACGCGCTGGCATCTGCTGGCGCAGCAGGTGATGGTGATGCCCTACGCCTATCCGGACAGCCGGAAATCCGGACCCACCAACACCGACTCCTGGAGCGGCTATCCGGCGGCGCGCGCGCGCCTGGTGGACACCCTGCGGGAAAGAAGGCTGGGCAATGTCGTGGTCGCGACCGGCGACGTGCACAAGCATCATGCCGGCGTGATCCCCTCCGTGGAAGGCGATCCGCTCAGCACGCCGGTGGCGACCGAGTTCGTCACCACCTCCATCGCCTCCGGAGGCGATGGCAGCGATATTCCCCCCGGCTGGGAACACGTTCCCTCGCAGAATCCCCACACCCACCTGCTCAACGATCGCCGTGGCTACCAGGTTTTCGACATCGGTCCCCGGCTGTGGCGTACCGAGGTGGTCGGCGTGGACAAGGTGTCGGCCCCCGGAGGGACGAAGACCGTGATCGCCCGCCTGGCGGTGGAACATGGCAAGCCGGGCATCCAGCGCGCATGA